From Brassica oleracea var. oleracea cultivar TO1000 chromosome C3, BOL, whole genome shotgun sequence, a single genomic window includes:
- the LOC106332716 gene encoding putative ammonium transporter 1 member 5, translated as MSGAITCSAAELSALLGPNATAAANYICGQLGTVNNKFTDAAYAIDNTYLLFSAYLVFAMQLGFAMLCAGSVRAKNTMNIMLTNVLDAAAGGISYYLFGYAFAFGESSGGFIGIHNFGLKNYPTSTSDYSFFLYQWAFAIAAAGITSGSIAERTQFVAYLIYSSFLTGFVYPVVAHWFWSPDGWASPFLSENRLFGTGAIDFAGSGVVHMVGGIAGLWGALIEGPRIGRFEEGGRAIALRGHSASLVVLGTFLLWFGWYGFNPGSFTKILIPYESGSNYGQWSGIGRTAVTTTLSGCTAALTTLFGKRFLSGHWMVSDVCNGLLGGFAAITAGCSVVEPWAAIVCGFIASIVLIGCNKLAELLKYDDPLEAAQLHGGCGAWGLIFVGLFANERYVNEVYGASPGRHYGLFMGGGGKLLGAQLVQIVVIVGWVSATMGTLFFILKRLNLLRISANDEMRGMDIARHGGFAYIYHDNDDESIQFPGMSPGSPLPRRSDPPAL; from the coding sequence ATGTCTGGAGCTATAACATGCTCCGCAGCCGAACTCTCCGCTCTGCTCGGCCCCAACGCCACGGCCGCGGCTAACTACATCTGCGGCCAACTAGGCACCGTCAACAACAAGTTCACCGATGCAGCCTACGCTATAGACAACACCTACCTCCTTTTCTCAGCTTATCTCGTCTTCGCCATGCAGCTCGGCTTCGCTATGCTATGTGCTGGCTCCGTTAGAGCCAAGAATACAATGAACATCATGCTCACCAATGTCCTTGACGCTGCAGCCGGAGGAATCTCTTACTATCTCTTTGGTTACGCCTTTGCTTTTGGCGAGTCCTCCGGTGGATTCATTGGAATACACAACTTTGGTCTTAAAAACTACCCCACTTCTACCTCGGACTACTCCTTCTTCCTATACCAATGGGCGTTTGCAATCGCAGCCGCTGGGATTACAAGCGGATCAATAGCTGAGAGGACCCAGTTTGTGGCGTACTTGATATACTCTTCTTTTTTAACTGGTTTCGTTTACCCGGTCGTGGCGCACTGGTTCTGGTCCCCGGACGGATGGGCTAGTCCCTTCCTTTCAGAAAACCGCTTGTTTGGTACCGGAGCAATTGACTTTGCTGGCTCCGGTGTTGTTCACATGGTTGGTGGTATTGCTGGATTATGGGGTGCCCTTATTGAAGGTCCTAGAATCGGCCGGTTCGAGGAAGGGGGCCGCGCTATTGCTCTGCGCGGCCACTCTGCCTCGCTTGTCGTCTTAGGAACCTTCTTACTGTGGTTCGGTTGGTATGGTTTCAACCCCGGTTCCTTCACCAAGATCCTCATTCCGTACGAGTCTGGTTCCAACTACGGCCAGTGGAGTGGAATTGGCCGGACAGCAGTTACAACCACTCTCTCCGGATGTACTGCGGCTCTAACAACGCTCTTCGGCAAACGCTTCTTATCAGGTCACTGGATGGTATCTGACGTTTGCAACGGGTTACTTGGCGGGTTTGCGGCCATAACCGCAGGCTGCTCTGTGGTAGAGCCATGGGCAGCGATTGTCTGCGGATTCATTGCTTCCATCGTCCTTATCGGATGCAACAAGCTCGCAGAGCTCTTAAAATATGATGATCCGCTTGAGGCTGCACAGCTACACGGAGGGTGCGGTGCGTGGGGGTTGATATTTGTAGGACTTTTTGCAAATGAGAGATATGTAAACGAGGTATATGGAGCCAGCCCGGGAAGGCATTACGGACTGTTTATGGGCGGAGGAGGGAAGCTATTGGGAGCGCAGCTGGTTCAGATAGTTGTGATTGTGGGGTGGGTTAGTGCCACAATGGGAACACTCTTCTTCATCCTCAAAAGGCTCAACTTGCTAAGGATCTCGGCGAATGATGAGATGAGAGGAATGGATATAGCACGTCACGGTGGTTTTGCCTATATATACCATGATAATGATGATGAGTCCATTCAGTTTCCGGGAATGAGCCCTGGATCTCCTTTACCTCGCCGTTCTGATCCTCCAGCTCTTTGA
- the LOC106333185 gene encoding myb-related protein 305-like codes for MSLWGVMGGGWGLVEEGWRKGPWTAEEDRLLIDYVRLHGEGRWNSVARLAGLKRNGKSCRLRWVNYLRPDLKRGQITPYEEIIILELHAKWGNRWSTIARSLPGRTDNEIKNYWRTHFKKKTKSPSNNAEKTKNRILKRQQFQQQRRMELQQEQQLLQFNQIDVNKIMSLLDDNNNYNDFSSSSSGSSGEGGAFYVPHQIKIPTPNSGHDPNGNGFCPVVPAPTVEANVNEDFAIWNGIWNLDLEGQGSFGDGACVPRKHCFQNWPIPSNLTF; via the exons ATGAGTTTGTGGGGAGTGATGGGAGGAGGATGGGGACTGGTAGAAGAAGGTTGGAGAAAAGGACCTTGGACTGCTGAAGAAGACCGTCTACTGATCGATTATGTGCGGCTTCACGGGGAAGGTCGATGGAACTCTGTGGCGAGGCTCGCAGGATTAAAGAGAAATGGCAAAAGCTGTCGGTTAAGATGGGTTAATTACTTAAGACCAGACCTCAAGAGAGGACAAATCACTCCTTATGAAGAAATCATTATCCTTGAGTTACATGCTAAGTGGGGCAACAG GTGGTCAACAATTGCTCGTAGTTTACCAGGAAGAACAGACAACGAGATCAAGAACTACTGGAGAACCCATTTCAAGAAGAAGACAAAATCTCCAAGTAACAATGCGGAGAAGACAAAAAACAGAATCTTGAAGAGGCAACAATTTCAGCAGCAAAGACGGATGGAGTTGCAGCAAGAACAACAATTGCTTCAATTCAACCAAATCGACGTGAATAAGATCATGTCTTTACTAGACGATAACAACAATTATAATGACTTCAGTAGCAGTAGTAGCGGCAGTAGTGGCGAAGGTGGTGCCTTCTATGTTCCTCATCAGATCAAAATTCCAACACCAAATTCTGGTCATGACCCAAATGGTAATGGGTTCTGCCCCGTGGTTCCGGCGCCAACAGTTGAGGCTAACGTGAATGAAGATTTCGCAATTTGGAATGGTATATGGAATCTGGATTTAGAAGGACAAGGAAGCTTTGGTGACGGTGCTTGTGTCCCAAGGAAGCACTGTTTCCAGAACTGGCCTATTCCCTCTAACTTGACCTTTTAA